The following are encoded together in the Bradyrhizobium genosp. L genome:
- a CDS encoding ABC transporter substrate-binding protein, whose product MKKAFWLAGAMGLALAQPAAAADSIKIGFVSTFSGPTAVIGNDMRNSFELALDHLGRKIDGKPVEVIYEDDQQKPDVGKQKTEKLVQSDKVDFIVGYIWSNVLLASLKTAADSKTFLISANAGPSQLAGELCSPYTFSTSWQNDQTPAAMGLYMNQKGVKSVFLIGPNYAAGKDMLAGLKSTFKGEVVGEEYTVWPSQLDFSAELTKARNSKAESIFVFYPGAAGVQFLNQYAQAGIKAQIPLYTAFTVDELSLPLQKDNAIGIPGAQEWVNDLPNAENKKFVEDYRKKYPGLRPTYYGAQAYDAAQLINSAVVAVKGDLTKKDAMKAEMEKANFKSLRGPFKYGNNHIPIQNFYLQDVVKDADGQLSLKTVATIVKDDQDKFHDKCPMK is encoded by the coding sequence ATGAAGAAGGCATTTTGGCTGGCGGGCGCCATGGGTTTGGCGCTGGCGCAGCCGGCGGCGGCGGCTGACAGCATCAAGATCGGCTTTGTGTCGACCTTCAGCGGCCCGACCGCCGTGATCGGCAACGACATGCGCAATTCGTTCGAGCTCGCGCTCGACCATCTCGGCCGCAAGATCGACGGCAAGCCGGTCGAGGTGATCTACGAGGACGACCAGCAGAAGCCTGACGTCGGCAAGCAGAAGACCGAGAAGCTGGTGCAATCCGACAAGGTCGATTTCATCGTCGGCTACATCTGGTCGAACGTGCTGCTGGCCTCGCTGAAGACCGCGGCCGATTCCAAAACCTTCCTGATCTCGGCCAATGCCGGTCCGTCGCAGCTCGCCGGCGAACTGTGCTCGCCCTACACCTTCTCGACCTCCTGGCAGAACGACCAGACGCCCGCCGCGATGGGCCTCTACATGAACCAGAAGGGCGTCAAGTCGGTGTTCCTGATCGGCCCGAACTACGCCGCCGGCAAGGACATGCTCGCCGGCCTGAAGAGCACCTTCAAGGGTGAGGTGGTCGGCGAGGAATACACGGTGTGGCCGAGCCAGCTCGACTTCTCCGCCGAGCTGACCAAGGCGCGCAATTCCAAGGCCGAGTCGATCTTCGTGTTCTACCCGGGCGCCGCCGGCGTCCAGTTCCTCAACCAATATGCCCAGGCCGGCATCAAGGCACAGATCCCGCTCTATACGGCCTTCACGGTCGACGAATTGTCGCTGCCGCTGCAGAAGGACAATGCGATCGGCATTCCCGGCGCGCAGGAATGGGTCAACGACCTGCCGAACGCGGAGAACAAGAAGTTCGTCGAGGACTATCGCAAGAAATATCCGGGCCTGCGTCCGACCTATTACGGCGCCCAAGCCTACGACGCCGCCCAGCTCATCAACAGCGCGGTCGTCGCTGTCAAGGGCGACCTCACCAAGAAGGACGCGATGAAGGCCGAGATGGAGAAGGCCAACTTCAAGTCGCTGCGTGGTCCGTTCAAGTACGGCAACAACCACATCCCGATCCAGAACTTCTACCTGCAGGACGTGGTCAAGGATGCCGACGGCCAATTGTCGCTGAAGACGGTCGCGACCATCGTCAAGGACGACCAGGACAAGTTTCACGACAAGTGTCCGATGAAGTGA